The proteins below come from a single Fusobacterium nucleatum genomic window:
- a CDS encoding DMT family transporter, with translation MDKKRYFGDLMLFLAAFIWGTAFVAQVTGMDRIGPFTFNMARSVIAIICLGAYLIITKAKLPKDIGILLQGGLVCGFFIFMGTSLQQIGLQYTTAGKTGFITSFYILIIPFLTMIFLKHKIDLLTWISIIIGFIGLYLLAIPSLSDFTVNRGDFIVFLGSFCWGGHILIIDYYSKKVNPVELSFLQFVVLTILSGICALLFENETATMNNIFLSWKSIAYAGFLSSGIAYTLQMVGQKYTNPIVASLILSLEAVFAALAGYFILDEIMTSREFLGCSIVFLAIIFSQIPKDIFKKKYIGVKK, from the coding sequence ATGGATAAAAAAAGATATTTTGGAGATTTAATGCTATTTTTAGCAGCATTTATATGGGGAACTGCTTTTGTCGCCCAAGTTACAGGTATGGATAGAATAGGTCCTTTTACTTTTAATATGGCTCGTTCTGTTATTGCAATTATATGTTTAGGTGCTTATTTAATTATTACTAAGGCTAAATTACCAAAAGATATTGGAATTTTACTTCAAGGTGGTTTAGTCTGTGGATTTTTTATATTTATGGGAACTTCTTTACAACAAATTGGTTTACAATATACAACAGCAGGTAAAACTGGTTTTATAACTTCATTTTATATTTTAATTATTCCTTTTTTAACTATGATTTTCTTAAAACATAAAATTGATTTATTGACTTGGATAAGTATAATTATAGGTTTTATTGGACTTTATTTGCTTGCTATTCCAAGTCTAAGTGATTTTACAGTAAATAGAGGAGATTTTATAGTTTTTTTAGGCTCATTTTGTTGGGGAGGACATATTTTAATTATAGATTATTATTCTAAGAAAGTTAACCCTGTTGAACTATCATTTTTACAATTTGTTGTATTAACTATTTTATCAGGAATATGTGCTTTATTATTTGAAAATGAAACTGCAACAATGAATAATATTTTTCTTTCTTGGAAATCTATTGCCTATGCAGGATTTTTATCATCAGGAATAGCCTATACTTTACAAATGGTAGGACAAAAATATACAAATCCAATAGTTGCCTCTTTAATTTTAAGTTTAGAAGCTGTTTTTGCTGCTCTTGCAGGATATTTTATACTTGATGAAATTATGACTTCAAGAGAATTCTTAGGTTGTTCTATTGTATTTTTAGCAATAATATTTTCACAAATTCCTAAAGATATATTTAAGAA
- a CDS encoding class I SAM-dependent rRNA methyltransferase gives MSKIIIKKEKEQKILNFYPNVYKDEIKDTIGNVKTGDIVDVITGDMKFLARGYITEGTSAFVRILTTKDEKIDRRFIFERIKNAYEKRKHLLDETNSVRTFYSEADFIPGLIIDKFDKYVSIQFRNSGVEVFRQDIIEAVKKYLKPKGIYERSDVENRIIEGVETKTGIIFGEIPERTIMVDNGVKYNIDIVDGQKTGFFLDQRDSRKFIAKYINNQTRFLDVFSSSGGFSMAALKNGAKEVIAMDKDSHALELCYENYKLNEFTADFSTIEGDAFLMLNSLATRNKKFDIITLDPPSLIKKKIEIYRGRDFFLDLCDKSFKLLENGGILGVITCAYHISLQDLIEVTRMSASKNNKLLSVVGINYQPEDHPWILHIPETLYLKALWVKIEER, from the coding sequence ATGTCAAAAATTATTATAAAAAAAGAAAAAGAACAAAAAATTTTAAATTTTTATCCTAATGTATATAAAGATGAAATAAAAGATACAATAGGAAATGTCAAAACGGGAGATATAGTTGATGTAATCACAGGTGATATGAAATTTTTAGCAAGGGGTTATATCACAGAGGGAACATCAGCTTTTGTAAGAATTTTAACAACAAAAGATGAAAAAATTGATAGAAGATTTATATTTGAAAGAATTAAAAATGCTTATGAAAAAAGAAAACATTTATTAGATGAAACAAATAGTGTGAGAACTTTTTACTCTGAGGCAGATTTTATACCAGGCTTGATAATAGATAAATTTGATAAATATGTATCTATTCAATTTAGAAATTCTGGTGTAGAAGTTTTTAGACAGGATATCATAGAAGCTGTAAAAAAATATTTAAAACCAAAAGGAATTTATGAAAGAAGTGATGTAGAAAATAGAATTATTGAGGGAGTTGAAACAAAAACTGGAATAATTTTTGGAGAAATTCCTGAAAGAACTATTATGGTGGATAATGGAGTCAAATATAATATAGACATAGTTGATGGACAAAAAACAGGTTTCTTTTTAGATCAGAGGGATTCAAGAAAATTTATAGCTAAATATATCAATAATCAAACAAGATTTTTAGATGTTTTTTCAAGTAGTGGTGGTTTTTCTATGGCTGCATTAAAAAATGGTGCTAAGGAAGTTATAGCCATGGATAAGGATAGTCATGCACTTGAATTATGCTATGAAAATTATAAATTAAATGAATTTACAGCAGATTTTTCTACAATAGAGGGTGATGCTTTTCTTATGCTAAATAGTTTAGCTACAAGAAATAAAAAATTTGATATTATAACTCTTGATCCACCTTCACTTATAAAAAAGAAAATTGAAATTTACAGAGGAAGAGATTTTTTCTTAGACTTATGTGATAAGAGCTTTAAACTTTTAGAAAATGGAGGCATTTTAGGTGTTATTACTTGTGCTTATCATATAAGTTTGCAAGACTTGATTGAAGTAACTAGAATGTCTGCTTCAAAAAATAATAAACTTTTAAGTGTTGTAGGAATAAACTATCAACCAGAAGATCACCCTTGGATATTACATATTCCTGAAACATTGTATCTAAAAGCCTTGTGGGTTAAGATAGAAGAGAGATAA